The proteins below come from a single Triticum aestivum cultivar Chinese Spring chromosome 5D, IWGSC CS RefSeq v2.1, whole genome shotgun sequence genomic window:
- the LOC123122391 gene encoding receptor-like protein kinase FERONIA: protein MAFPALPVTLTCLILLSLLSLAMAADNNSTGLILVNCGASVQGDDDSGRTWDGDTGSKFAPSLKGVAATAPNQDPSLPSTVPFMTARIFTSNYTYSFSVKPGRMFLRLYFYPVAYPNYAVSDAFFSVTTPKLVLLNDFSASQTAQAITSAFLVREFSVNVSSGSSLDLTFAPSAHRNGSYAFVNGIEIVPTPDIFTAPDTRNVGDNTAPFSFDTSSSLQTMYRLNVGGQAISPKGDLGGFYRSWANDAPYIAGGSGVTFSKDDNLTITYTSKVPKYTAPPDVYGTARSMGPTAQINLNYNLTWILPVDAGFFYLLRFHFCEIQYPIIKINQRSFFIYINNQTAQEQMDVIVWSGGIGRTTYTDYVIMAAGFGQVDMWIALHPDLSSRPEYFDAILNGLEVFKLQNYGSPNNLSGLNPPLPQKPADASPSAASGKMKSVAAIIGGAVGGFIVLLAACFGVCIICKRKNKKKKKKKTSKDPGGKSEDGHWTPLTEYSGSRSAMSGNTATTGSTLPSNLCRHFTFADLQTATKNFDQAFLLGKGGFGNVYLGEIDSGTKVAIKRCNPMSEQGVHEFQTEIEMLSKLRHRHLVSLIGYCEDKSEMILVYDYMAHGTLREHLYNTKNPPLSWKQRLEICIGAARGLYYLHTGVKHTIIHRDVKTTNILLDDKWVAKVSDFGLSKTGPNMDATHVSTVVKGSFGYLDPEYFRRQQLSEKSDVYSFGVVLFEVLCARPALSPTLPKEQISLADWALRCQKQGVLGQVIDPVLQGKIAPQCFLKFTDTAEKCVADRSVDRPSMGDVLWNLEFALQLQESEEDTGSLTEGTRSSSGASPLVMTRLQSDEPSTDASTTTTSTTTMSMTGRSIASMDSDGLTPSAVFSQIMHPDGR from the coding sequence ATGGCGTTCCCAGCCCTACCAGTTACCCTCACATGCCTCATACTGTTATCTCTCTTGTCGCTTGCCATGGCGGCTGATAACAACTCCACTGGCCTCATCCTCGTAAATTGCGGTGCATCAGTGCAAGGCGACGATGATAGTGGCCGTACTTGGGACGGGGACACCGGCTCCAAGTTCGCGCCATCATTGAAAGGAGTTGCAGCCACTGCTCCAAACCAAGACCCTTCGCTCCCCTCCACGGTCCCTTTTATGACCGCACGCATCTTCACTTCAAACTACACATATTCCTTCTCTGTCAAACCAGGCCGCATGTTCTTGCGCCTCTACTTCTATCCGGTTGCTTATCCAAACTATGCCGTCTCAGATGCCTTCTTCAGTGTCACGACGCCGAAACTTGTCCTCTTAAATGACTTCAGTGCTTCGCAAACAGCTCAGGCGATCACTTCTGCCTTCCTTGTGCGTGAGTTCTCGGTGAATGTTTCTTCAGGATCCTCCTTGGACCTCACCTTCGCCCCATCTGCACATCGCAATGGTTCTTACGCATTTGTGAACGGCATTGAGATTGTGCCCACTCCTGACATCTTCACAGCACCTGACACAAGAAATGTCGGTGATAACACAGCCCCATTCTCATTCGACACTAGCTCGAGCCTCCAGACTATGTACCGGCTCAATGTCGGGGGCCAAGCCATTTCCCCGAAAGGTGACTTGGGGGGCTTCTACCGCTCATGGGCGAATGACGCCCCGTACATAGCTGGTGGCTCTGGGGTGACCTTCTCCAAAGATGATAATTTGACCATCACTTATACATCCAAAGTGCCGAAGTACACGGCGCCACCTGATGTCTATGGTACAGCTCGGTCGATGGGGCCAACTGCACAGATCAACCTCAACTACAACCTTACATGGATTTTACCGGTTGATGCGGGGTTCTTTTACCTCCTAAGGTTCCATTTCTGTGAGATTCAGTATcctattatcaagatcaatcagaGGTCCTTCTTCATCTACATCAACAACCAGACAGCTCAGGAGCAAATGGATGTCATCGTCTGGAGCGGAGGAATCGGTAGAACAACATACACGGACTATGTTATCATGGCTGCTGGTTTCGGTCAGGTGGACATGTGGATTGCACTCCACCCTGATCTTTCAAGCAGACCAGAGTATTTTGATGCAATACTGAATGGTCTGGAGGTCTTCAAGCTACAGAATTACGGATCACCGAACAATCTTTCTGGGCTCAATCCTCCACTTCCACAAAAGCCAGCTGATGCCAGTCCCAGCGCGGCATCTGGCAAAATGAAATCGGTCGCGGCCATCATAGGTGGAGCTGTTGGTGGTTTCATAGTGCTACTGGCCGCGTGTTTTGGCGTTTGCATCATCTGCAAAcgaaagaacaagaagaagaagaagaagaagacatccaagGATCCTGGTGGTAAATCTGAAGATGGTCACTGGACTCCTCTCACCGAGTACAGCGGATCACGATCAGCCATGTCGGGAAACACGGCCACCACTGGGTCGACACTGCCATCCAATCTCTGCCGCCACTTCACTTTCGCCGACCTTCAGACCGCCACCAAGAACTTCGACCAAGCCTTCCTGCTCGGCAAAGGTGGGTTCGGGAACGTGTACCTCGGGGAGATCGACAGCGGCACCAAGGTGGCGATCAAGCGGTGCAACCCGATGTCGGAGCAGGGCGTCCATGAGTTCCAGACGGAGATCGAGATGCTGTCCAAGCTCCGGCACCGGCACCTCGTGTCCCTCATCGGCTACTGCGAGGACAAGAGCGAGATGATCCTGGTGTACGACTACATGGCCCACGGCACGCTCCGGGAGCACCTCTACAACACCAAGAACCCGCCGCTGTCGTGGAAGCAGCGGCTGGAGATCTGCATCGGCGCCGCCCGGGGCCTCTACTACCTGCACACCGGCGTGAAGCACACCATCATCCACCGCGACGTCAAGACCACCAACATCCTGCTGGACGACAAGTGGGTCGCCAAGGTCTCCGACTTCGGGCTGTCCAAGACGGGCCCCAACATGGACGCCACCCACGTCAGCACCGTCGTCAAGGGCAGCTTCGGGTACCTCGACCCGGAGTACTTCCGCCGGCAGCAGCTCTCGGAGAAGTCCGACGTCTACTCCTTCGGCGTCGTGCTCTTCGAGGTGCTCTGCGCGCGCCCCGCGCTGAGCCCCACGCTGCCCAAGGAGCAGATTAGCCTGGCCGACTGGGCGCTGCGCTGCCAGAAGCAGGGCGTGCTCGGCCAGGTCATCGACCCGGTGCTCCAGGGGAAGATCGCGCCCCAGTGCTTCCTCAAGTTCACGGACACCGCGGAGAAATGCGTGGCCGACCGCAGCGTCGACAGGCCGTCCATGGGCGACGTCCTCTGGAACCTCGAGTTCGCGCTCCAGCTGCAGGAGAGCGAGGAGGACACCGGCAGCCTCACGGAGGGGACGCGGTCGTCGTCCGGCGCGTCGCCCCTCGTCATGACCAGGCTGCAGTCGGACGAGCCGTCGACGGACGCAAGCACCACCACGACGTCCACGACCACGATGAGCATGACGGGGCGGAGCATCGCGAGCATGGACTCGGACGGGCTGACCCCGAGCGCCGTTTTCTCGCAGATCATGCATCCGGATGGCAGGTGA
- the LOC123122392 gene encoding 3-dehydroquinate synthase, chloroplastic, which translates to MAAAASSLLAAAASSSSRAAISARRPRAASAAAAAAASIPSSSRSSFTPLRASPATAHRSRVVASAAPAMQPPAVSRVSTVVDVDLGDRSYPIYIGPGLLDEPDLLQRHVIGKRVLVVTNTTVAPLYLEKVTWALTHQNPNVSVESVILPDGEKYKDMDTLMKVFDKAVESRLDRRCTFVALGGGVIGDMCGFAAAAFLRGVNFIQIPTTLMAQVDSSVGGKTGINHPLGKNLIGAFYQPQCVLIDTETLNTLPDRELASGVAEVVKYGLIRDAPFFEWQEKNMAAILAREPSALTYAIKRSCENKAEVVAQDEKESGLRATLNLGHTFGHAIETGLGYGEWLHGEAVAAGTVMAADMSYRLGWIDESIKKRTFDILDQAKLPVTPPKGMTVEKFKNIMAVDKKVADGLLRLILLKGPLGGCVFTGEYDRKALDETLRAFCDN; encoded by the exons ATGGCGGCCGCTGCCTCCTCCCTGCTTGCCGCCGCTGCATCCTCCAGTTCCCGAGCAGCCAtctccgcccgccgcccccgcgcagcttctgccgcggccgcggccgccgcctccatccccTCCTCCTCTCGCTCATCCTTCACTCCGCTCCGCGCCTCCCCCGCGACGGCTCACCGGAGCCGCgtcgtcgccagcgccgctcccgCGATGCAGCCGCCGGCGGTGTCCAGGGTCTCCACGGTGGTCGACGTCGACCTCGGCGACCGGAGCTACCCGATCTACATCGGGCCCGGACTCCTCGACGAGCCCGACCTGCTGCAGAG GCATGTGATCGGGAAGAGGGTTCTGGTGGTGACCAACACCACCGTCGCGCCGCTCTACTTGGAGAAGGTGACCTGGGCGCTCACGCACCAAAACCCTAACGTGTCGGTCGAGAGCGTGATCCTGCCCGACGGCGAGAAGTACAAGGACATG GACACACTGATGAAGGTTTTCGACAAGGCGGTGGAGTCCCGGCTGGACCGGAGATGCACATTCGTTGCGCTAGGTGGCGGCGTCATTGGGGACATGTGCGGGTTTGCTGCTGCTGCATTCCTCCGTGGTGTCAATTTCATACAGATACCCACCACTCTGATGGCCCAG GTGGATTCGTCTGTTGGAGGGAAGACTGGGATTAACCATCCATTGGGAAAGAACTTAATTGGCGCATTCTACCAGCCGCAGTGCGTACTCATTGACACAGAGACATTGAATACATTGCCTGACAGAGAGCTAGCTTCAGGTGTCGCTGAGGTGGTGAAGTATGGGCTCATAAGAGACGCACCCTTCTTTGAGTGGCAAGAGAAGAATATGGCAGCAATATTAGCGAG AGAACCAAGTGCCCTGACCTACGCTATAAAGAGATCATGTGAAAACAAAGCTGAAGTTGTTGCTCAGGATGAGAAGGAAAGTGGTCTTCGAGCAACACTAAACCTGGGTCATACATTTGGTCAT GCTATAGAAACAGGGCTTGGCTATGGAGAATGGCTCCATGGGGAAGCCGTTGCTGCTGGAACG GTTATGGCAGCTGACATGTCTTACCGCCTGGGCTGGATAGACGAGTCCATCAAGAAACGGACATTTGACATACTAGATCAAGCCAAGCTTCCCGTGACACCACCAAAGGGCATGACGGTGGAGAAGTTCAAAAACATCATGGCT gtcgacaaGAAGGTCGCGGACGGATTGCTGAGGCTCATCCTTCTGAAAGGACCTCTGGGAGGCTGCGTTTTCACCGGTGAGTACGACAGGAAAGCACTGGACGAAACCCTCCGTGCGTTCTGCGACAACTGA